TCCGAGCGCGTGAAGGCGACCTCGTGGTCGATGAACGCGACCGGCGGCTTCACCCGGTCGGCGTGCTTGCCGTTGACCAGGTAGAAGTAGTCGGCGCGGCGGTCCTCGCGGTGCGCGACGAGGAGGGTGGAGCTCTTCGCGTAGGACACCGTCGGGGTGAGGCCCAGGTCGGCCAGCGCGCCCGGGACGTCCGCCTCGGCGGCCACGACGCGGACACGGGGCTGCGCGAACGTCTCCTTCAGGACGGCCCGCAGCTTCGCGTTCTCGCCGTCGCGCTCCAGGCCGGGGACGGTCGCGGCCGACCAGTCGCCGAGGAACAGCAGCGGCAGCCCGGCCTTGGTCAGCTTCAGCATCTTGCGCGCGCTGTCCAGCGGGAGCGTGCACTCCTTGCCGGAGAACCGGTCGCCCTCCACGAACAGCACCTTGTAGGCGGGGCCGTCCGGGGCGAGGCGGCCGCCGCGGACGGTCGCCGAGCGCAGGTCGAGCAGCGGCGCGCTGATGAACTGCTGCGTCCAGCCGAGCGGGATGCCCTCCTTGGTGAACCAGCCGGAGCCGATGCCGGTCTTGGTGTAGCCCTTCTGCCGGAAGACGGCCACGTCGATGCGGCTCGTCCCGGTCCGCATCGTGTGGTGGATCCGCGCCATGTAGTCGGCGATGTCGGGAACGTGCCGCCAGGTCGGCTGGCGCGGCCCCCACGACTCGGAGTAGCCGATGTTCCCGTCGTACGGGGTGAACCCGGCGAAACCGGGCCACTTCGCGCCGGGCGCGGACGCGTAGGAGAAGCCGTGCAGGACCGTCTGGTTCAGCCCGGCCGCGTACGCGCCGCCCATCGTGAGCAGCAGCTTCTCCCACGTGGTGTTGTAGGCGCCGCCCTGGTACGCGCCCGCCTCGCAGGACAGGACCTCGCGGCCCGCCATGTCGCGGCCGCCCGCGAGGGCCCGGTAGTCGTCCAGGTTCTTGAAACCGAGCGACTCGCCCTCGGGGACGTCCAGGATGGCCGCCGCCTGCATCGAGTCGGTCTCCAGCCCGTACGGCTGCGCCCGGTACTGCAGCCCGATCGAGTGCGCCCACTTCGCGATCGCCTCGAAGTGGTGCTCGGCGAACAGGTCGGAGATCGTCAGCCAGAAGTCGTGCCGGACGTGCGACGTCGTCGCCGCGTCGTAGGTGTAGATCGTGTCCTCGTCGTGGCGCACGATCACCGGCAGGTACGGCATCAGGTCGTAGCCGCGCCGCTTGCGGAACTCCTCGGGCAGGCCGGGCGTCCAGTTGAGAGCGTCGGTCTCCAGCTCGATCGAGTCCTCGAACAGCGTCCACCCGGCCCGCTCGATCAGCCTGCGCAGGCGCGGGGTGAGGAGCTCGGCCTCCCAGAACGCGGTGACCGCGCGCGTCCCGGCCTTGCTGAAGTGGTCGACGACCGTGCTGGGCGGGTCGGTGTGCGGGCCGGACTCGGGCCGCTGCCCGCTGCCCCGCCGCCAGTACGACAGCAGCACCCAGTCGCCGTCCGACGGCGCCGTCCAGGAGACGCGGCCGTTCGCGGCCTTCGAGGTGAGGTCCTGGAAGGACGCGGGCGCGAGGCCGGTCTCCTTGCGGGTGTCGTTCGCCGGGTCGAGCCGGACCGCGTGCACCGCGACCAGGTGCCGCTTGGTGACGTCGTCCGCGGGCGCCGCGACCGGCTCGGGAACGGGCCCGTCGTGCGTCGCGCCCGCCTTCACCGTCGCCGCGCCGTACGCGAGCTCCTGCACGGCGGCCTCGTCGTCCGGCGTGATCGACGGGACGGCCGCGGGCCACGCCGGGCCCATCGTCAGGTCGACCGTGATGCCGCGCCGCCGCGCCTGGTCCAGGGCCGCCTCGACGGCCTCGTTCCACGCCTCGGTGCCCCAGCCGTGCTTCTTCGGGTCGAGCAGCGACTTGTCGTCGATGCTGTGGTGCAGCGCGACGATCTCCGCGCCGCCGAACCCGGCGTCGGCCATCTGGTCGATCTCCCGGCGGATCTCGGCCGGGTCGACGTGCGCGTCCGGCCACCACCAGCGGAAGCGCGGCCGGACGGCGGCGGCCGGGCGGGCGAACTCGCCGTGGCCCCCGTGCCCGTGGCCGGGCTTGGGCGCGGCCAGGGCGGCGGTCTCTCCCCCGAGCGCGGGCGCCGCCGCGGCGGCCACGGCGGCGGCGCCGCCGATCTGCAGGACGCGCCTGCGCGAGACCTCGTTACGGTCGTTCAACTCTTTCCTCCTGTGCGGATCACTGAAATGCGGCCGGAGCCGACCGGGCCGATGGTGAGGAGCCGGCCGGTGACATCGCGGCCCGTGGCGCGGGGGGCGCGGGCGTGGGGTCCGGTGACGCGGTAGCGGCGCGGGTCGTCGTCGCCGAGCTCGACGACGACGCGGGCGGACGTGTTGGGCGGGACGTCGACGTCGAGGCGGTATCCGCGCTCGCGGTGCAGCGCGACGGAGACGGGCCCGCGGACGGTCGGGACGCGGCCCTCGACGCGGGTGAGGGCGCCGGGGCGCGGCCGGACCTCGATCCCGGCGGCTCCCGGGGCCGTCACCCGCACCCCGAGGACGTGGCGCGGGACGGCGTTCGCGGGCGCCGAGCCCCACGCGTGCGAGAACGTCATGTTCGGCTTCAGCGACGGGTCCCACGCCTCGGCGACGATCGTGGCGCCGAGGTCGTCCATCATGTGCAGCCAGCCGTTCCTGCCGGTGGCCGTCATGAGGCCGATCGCGTCCTCGGCCCGTCCGGCGGCGAACAGGGCGTCGAGGAGGAACTGCGCCCCGTAAACGCTTACTTTCATGCCTCCGGCGGCGAGCGTCCGCCCGAGCGCGGCCAGGACGTCGTCGGGGACGGTGCCGGGCCCGGCGACGCCGAGCGCCACGGGGTACGCGGTGGCGTGCTGGGCGCCGTGGCCGGTGCCGACGCCGTCGACGAACCGTCCGTTCGCGGCGTCCAGCAGGGTCTCGCGCATCGCCTTCGCGAGCTTCGTCGCCTTGCCGCGCCAGTCGTCCGCGTCGGCCTTCCTGCCGAGGACGTCCGCGATCTTCGCCATCGCGTCGAACGCCGCGTACTGGCAGGCGTTCACGACCGTGTTGACCTCGGTGAACACGTACCCGTCCCGGTTGGAGGCGGGCCAGTCGACGAGGTCGCCGAGGTCCTGGCTGGAGCGGCCCGGATCCTTGTGGACGAGGCCGTCGGCGCCGAGGAACCGCGTCAGGTGCTTTTCCGCCAGGACGTCGTAGTCGGCGGCGAGCTGCTCGGGATCGCCGGTGTGCAGGTAGTCCTGCCACGCCGACATCACGTTCATCAGCCGGTACTCGGTCGGCCAGGTGTGGTTGCGGGCGAGGAACGCGTCGGACGCGCGGGCCAGCGCGAACGAGCGCTGCACCCCGTACTCGGACGCCTGGTTGATCAGCGCGTCGCCCTCGTACGGGCCCCGCTCGCGGGTCGGGGTGTCGATGTACAGGTCGCCGCGCGTCGCCTCGATCGAGTACCGGCACATCTCGTACACGCGGTCGAGGTCGGGGTCGGAGCTGGCGAACGACGCGGCGCCGTCGTCCCAGTCGGCGCGCCAGAACCGTCCGGTGACCGCGCCGGAGAGGTCGAGGCCGTCCTCGGTGATGAGCTGCGCGTACCGGAACCCGCGGTAGCCCCAGTGCTCGATGGTCTGGCGGCCGTCGCGCAGCGTCCAGATCTCCCGGTAGGTGACCTGGGCGCGCAGCGCGTGCCGGACCGTGCCGTCCTCGTTCAGCTCCTCGCCGAGCCGCACCTCGATCGTCTGCCCGTCCCGGCCGCGCACCGACAGGCGCAGGCCGCCGACGATCTCCCGGCCGAGGTCGACGAGCCACGTGCCGGGCGCGATCTCCCTGACGGACTCCGGACGGACGTCGTGCAGCCGGACGGGCTCGATGAGCGCCGGCCGCAGGCCCTCGATCGCGTCCTTGACGGCGGCCGGTTCCCACTTCGCGTCGTCGAACCCCGGGTGCGTCCAGCCCGCGGGCTCGTCCCGCATGTCCCAGTACTCCTGGCGGCCGTGGTAGAACCCGGTGCCGAACGTGCCCGCGTCGCGCAGCATCCCCGCCTGGCGGCGCGCCTTCCACGCGCGGCCCGTGTCGACGGTCTCGGTCGTCCCGTCGGTGTGCGTGACGACGAGACGGGCGACGAACCGCTTGTCGGCGGTGGTGAACGCGAGCGCGGCGAGCGCGTTGCGGCGGCCGGGCCGCAGCAGCCGCGTCACGTCGAACGAGTGGTACTTCGGCGCCGCGGCCCCCGACCGCATCGACGCGAACCCCGCGACCTCGCCGTTCGCCCAGATCTTCGCCGGGTACTGGCGGGTCGGCTCCGGCGACTGCGCGGCCACGTGCAGGACGGCCGCCGCGATCTCCTTGCGGGGAAGCGTGAACTCCGTGCGCAGCAGCGCCCAATCGTCGTCGGGCGAGCCCGCCGACGACAGCGTCGACTGCCCCCTGCCGAGCGTGAGGGCGCCGTCCTCGACCGTCCCGGCGGAGAACGTGCCGCGGTCGGCGGCGAAGTCCTCGTCGAGGACGACCGTGCCGTCCGCGGCCGTGAACGTGACGCGGTCCCACGCGCTCGACTCGCTCGAGCCGTTGCGCATCCCGACCGTGCCCGTGCGGTGCGTGCCGTCGGTCGTCGTGTCGACGTCCGTCCCGCCGATCGAGGTGGTGAACGTGTCGCCGGACATCGCGATCGCGACGTCGTACCAGCGTCCCGTCTCGACGGGGACGGGCAGGCGCTTCTCCTCCAGGACACGGTAGGCGCCGTTCACGCACACGTGCTTCTTCAGCACGCCGGGCGTCCCGGCGCGCAGTTGCCAGAGGTAGTTGGCGCCGGTGCCGGACGCCCGGAACCACAGGCTCGCGGCGACGGACGTGATCCGCACCCGGGCGGTGAGGACGCCGTCGCCGGGGGCCTCGGCCGCCGGAGCCCAGATCGGGTCGGCCGTCCACTCCCCCACGCCGGTGGCGAGCAGCGCGGGCGCCGACCAGCGGGACGCGCGGCGCCCGTCGAACGTCCGGACCCGCCACCAGTACGCCGTCTCGTCGGCGAGGGCCGGGCCGCCGTACGGGACGGCGACGGACGCGGCCGACGCGACGCGGCCGCTGTCCCACGCGTGCGGGCCGCGTTCGAGCCGGCGCGGGGTGGTCGCGAACTGGAGCTGGTAGTGGGTCTGGGTCGTGCCGTGGCCGAGGTCGGCGACCTGCCAGCTCAGCCGCGGCTTCGCGTCCCGCACGCCGAGGCCGTCCGGGAGCAGCGAGGTCAGCAGCCCGGACGGCGCCCGCCGCGCGGCCCCCCGGGCGGGGGCCGCGGCGGCGGTGCCGGCGAGGGGGCCGGTCGCGGAGCCGAGGACGACGGCACCGGCCGTCCCGGCGGCCGAGGCCGTCAGGAACCGGCGGCGGCTCATGCCCTTTTCGTTGGTCATGGAACGTTCCCTACGAGTGATCCGGTCGGGCTACAGGTGGTTCGAGCGGAAGTGGACGCGGCCGGAGCCGACCTCGAACACCGCGTGGCCGTCCTCCATCCGGACGAACCGGGCGCGGTCGCGGCCGGAGACGTGCACGTCGCGGGCGGAGCGGGCGGGGACGCGCACCTCGGCGCGGACGTTCACCGGGACGTCCACCGTCAGCGACAGGCCGCGGCCGCTCCGCTTCCAGTTCACGCCGACGTCGCCGCGCTGCACCGGGACGGTGCCGGACGCCTCGCCCACGCCCGACTCCGGCGGCGCGATCCGGACCGTGGCCGCGGCCGGGCTCGTGACGGTGACGCCGAGCAGCGTCTTCTGGATCTCGATGAGCGACGTCGCGCCCCACGGGTGCGAGAGGCTCTGCCCCTCCTCGCGGGCGTCCCACGACTCCCACGTGAAGGTGCCGCCGCGCGCGAGGATGTTGCCCCAGCCCGGCCCCTCGGTGTCGGTGAGCCGCTCGACGACGTCGCCCGGACGGCCGGCGAGGGCCTCCAGCAGGCGGTGCGCGGTCATCGGCCCCATCCGCATGCCGAGCCCGGCGACGTACTCCTCGATCGCCGCGCGCGACCCGGCGGGCGCGACCCCGTAGGCGAGGGCGTAGGCGTTCGCGATCTGCGAGGCGTGGGCGCTCCGCGCGCCGTCGCTCTTCAGGCCGTCGATGTAGACGCCGTCGTCCCGGCGGAGCCGCTCGTTGATCGCCTCGGTGAGAGCGGCGGCGTCGGCGCGCAGCCGGGCGGCCTCGTCCTTCTCGCCGAGCGTCTCGGCGGCGCGGGCGGTGGCGTTCAGGACGTCCACGCCGAGGACGTTGATGACCGTGCGGGCGGCCGTGTCCATGTCGTGCCCGTACCGCATGGTCGCCGGCCAGTCGATGATGCCGTACTTGTACTGGCCCGAACCGCCTTCGAGGTTCGTGACCAGGCCCGTCCCGGAGTCGACGTGGCGGCGGACGTAGCCCGCGACGGCCGTCATGACCGGGTACGCGTCCGTCAGCGTCGCCGTGTCGCCGGACTGCTCGTAGTAGTCCCAGACCCAGCCGGGGAACATCTCGGTGTAGTCCGGGATGTCGCGCTTGCCGTCGCCGTTCGGGTAGACGGCGTTGAGGCGCCCGTCCGGCCAGTACCGCTCCTGCGACGACATGAACTCGCGGATCGCCTGACGGGTGAGGCGCCGGGCGCCGTACGCGCCCATCATCGCCTTCGAGATGTCGACCGAGTCGCCGAGGAACTGGCCCTTCTCGCGGGTCGGGGTGTCGAGGAACTGCTCCTGCGACCCGTACAGCGCCGACCGCGCCATCAGGTCGTAGGCCGCGTTCACCCCCCGGTCGGAGGTGCGCAGCTTCGCCTTCCGGTCGACCTCGGTGTGCTGCACGACGGCCGCGATGTCGCGCTCGGACGCGCCGGAGCCGGGGGCGATCTCCAGGTAGCGCCATCCGACGAACGTCAGCGCCCGGAACGTCTGGTCCCCGTCGCGCTGCGTGTACCCGTACGCGAGGTTCGTGCTCTGGTTGTCGTCGCCGTCGCGGGACACCGTGCCGTCGTCGGCGAGCCGGTACCCGGCGTGCATCTCGACACGGCGTCCCGCCTCGCCGTCCCGGAACCGGACGACGGGAACGGCCGGGATCACCTTGCCGAAGTCGGCGACCAGCGCACCGGAGTCGAGGCGCGTCACCTTCACCGGCCGGACCGTCTCGTGCTCGAGGTCGGCCTCCTGGCCCTGCAGGTGCGAGAACACCTCGGTGGGGTGCTCCCCGGCGACCTCGGGCGCCTGCCAGGACGCGTCGTCGAAGCCCGGCGCGTCCCAGCCGTCCTGGACCGCCGTGCCGTCGAACTCCTCGATGTAGTCGCCGCCGTCGCCGTTGCGGCGCGGGGCGTCCTTCCACGGGCCGGGAGACACCTTCCACGACCCGTCGGTCACGATCACCTGGCGCGTTCCATCGGCGTGGTCGATGACGAGCCGGACGAGCAGGCCCGGCGCGCCCTTCGGCCGTCCCTGCCCGGACCCGTACCAGTGGTACAGCGCGCCGATCGTGTTCGCGCGGCCCTCGCGGACCTTCGAGGTGACGTCGACGGTCTCGTAGAACCCTTCGTCGGGGTGCGCGAACGCCGCGCCGCGCTCGATCGTCTCGCCGTTGAGGTGCAGGACGAACTGCTGCCCGGCGGCCACGTGCACGCGGGCCCGCACGATCTTCGATCGTCCGGCGGTGAAGTCCCTGCGGGCGAGGGTGTACTCGTCGGGGTCGTCGGTCGCGCGCCGGATCCAGCTCGCGCCCCAGTCCCCGTCGCGGATGCCGGTGTCGAACGACGCGGACCGCGACCAGGGGGAGCGCTTCCCGGTGCGGTCCCAGGTGCGGACCCGCCACGTGTAGGTCGCGCCGGGCTTCAGCGACTCCCCGGCGTACGCGACGTACTCCTGGCGGCCGGAGCGGACGCGGCCGCTGTCCCACACCTCCTCTCCGGACGCGTCGCGCACCTCGACTTCGTACGCGGTCTGGACCTCGCCGGGGTCGCGGTCGCGCGGCCACCAGCCGAACAGCGGCGCGCCCTCGACGTTCAGCGGGCGGGACTGGTCGTCGACGGTCAGGTGGGCCGGGGCCTGCGGCGCGTGCCCGGCCTTCAGCGCGGCCTGGGCGGTGCCGGGGAGGGCGACGGCGGTGGCGGCGAGCAGCGCCGCGGCGGTGACGGTGGAGAGCAGGGGGCGGTGGGGGCGGTGGGGGGACATGGTTCTCCTGATCGCTTGGGGGGCGGGCGGGGAGGGCGGGCGGGTCGCCCTCCCCGCACAGCGGCGGGACGGGAGTGGCGGGGTGGTGGGTCGACGGGGTGGTGGGCGGGCGGATGTCAGCCGGTGTCGGTCGCGGGGGCGGTGAAGCGGTAGGAGCCGGAGCCGACGGCGAACACGGCGGAGCCGTCCTGCATGCGCAGGAACCCGGCCCCCTTCTGCCGCACGTCCGCGGCGGACCGGGCGGGGACCCAGACCTCGGCGGTCGTGTTGACGGGGACGGACACGGTCAGGTCGAAGCGGCCGTGCCGCACCGACCACTTCGTCTCAATCGGGCCGTAGACCGAGTCGTAGCGGCCGCCGGCGCGGCCGACCTCGCCGCCGGGACGCGGGCGGATCACCGTCTTGCGGTAGCCGGGCTCGGCCGGGGCGATGCCGGTGATGTTGGCGTACATCCACTCGCCGACGGCGCCGTAGGCGTAGTGGTTGAAGGAGTTCATCGCCGGGTCCTCGAAGCCGCCGTCCGGTTCGATCGAGTCCCAGTGCTCCCACATCGTGGTCGCGCCCTTGCCGATCTGGTAGCCCCAGGACGGGTACGTCTTCTGGTGCAGCAGCCGGTACGCGACGTCGGTGTGCCCGGTCCCGGTGAGCACCGGCAGCAGCTCGGGCGTCCCGAGGAACCCGGTGGACAGGTGCCAGCCGCGCGCCTCGATCAGCTCGACGAGACGGTCCGCGGCCGGCTCGCGCGCGTCCTCGGGCAGCACGCCGAACGCCAGCGCGAGCGCGTAGGCGGTCTGGGTGTCGCCCTTGACGCGGGCGCCGCCCTCGGTGACGTACGCGCCGGTGAACGCGGCGCGGACCCGTCCGGCGAGGTCGTCGTACCGCTCGGCGTCCGCCGTCCGGCCCAGCACGCGGGCGACCTCGGCGACGAGGGCGGCGCTGTGCGCGAAGTAGGCGGTGCCGATGACGTCCTTGGGGGTCTCGGCGTCGACGTTCAGCCAGTCGCCGTACCCGGACGCCGGGCGCAGCAGCCCGTCGCTGTGCTCCTCCAGGTACGCGATCCACTTCCGCATCGCCGCGTAGTTGTCCTCCAGGACCCGGCGGTCGCCGTACGCCCGGTACAGGTTCCACGGGACGGTGACGCCCGCGTCGCCCCAGCCGGCCGAGCCGCCGCCGAGGAAGCCGACCTTCGGCGCGACGTCCGGGAACGCGCCGTCCGCCGACTGCGCGTCCCGCATGTCCCGCATCCACTTGGTGAGGAAGCGGGCCGACCGCATGTTGTAGGTGGCGGTCCGGCCGAAGACGTTGATGTCGCCGGACCAGCCCATGCGCTCGTCCCGGGCCGGGGTGTCGGTCGGGACGCTCAGGAAGTTGCCGCGCTGGCCCCACGTGATGTTGCCGTGGAGCCGGTCGAGCATCTTCTCGTCGGTCTCGAACGACATGGTGAACGGTTCGTCGGTGTGCATGACCCGTCCGGTGACGGCGTCGGGGTCGGGCGTGCCGGGGTAGCCGGTGACCTCGACGTAGCGGAACCCGTGGAAGGTGTAGCGGGGTTCGTAGGTCTCGGTGCCGCCGCCCTTGAGCGTGTAGGTGTCGGTGGCCTTGGCGGTGCGCAGGTTGGCGGTGTAGAGGGTGCCGTCCTCGTTGAGGACCTCGCCGTGCCGCAGCGTGACCGTCCGCCCCGCCTCGCCGGACACGCGCAGCCGTACCGTCCCGACCATGTTCTGGCCGAGGTCGAAGATGTGCACGCCCTTCTCCGGGCCGGTGATCTTCACGGGCTCGATCTCGCGCTGGACGCGCGTCGGCGCGGCGGACTGGGCGACCGGCAGGGGGTCGGCCTTCTCGTTGACCAGGACGGGCTTCCAGGCCGCCGCGTCGAAGCCGGGACCGCTCCAGCCGGGCGTCTCCTTCCGGGCGTCGTACGCCTCGCCCATCAGCAGGTCGGACGTCTGCACCGGGCCGACGGCGCTCCGCCAGCCCGGATCGGTGACGATCTCCTGGGACGTCCCGTCGGTGTAGTCGATCCGCAACTGCGCGCGGAACCAGGGACGGTCGCCGTACTGGCCCGGCCCGAAGATCGCGATGTGGCCGGAGTACCAGCCCGGCGCGAGCGTCGCGCCGATCGCGTTGCCGCCCCTGCGCAGCAGCTTCGTCACGTCGTACGTCTGGTACTGGACGCGCTTCGCGTAGTCCGTCCAGCCCGGGGTCAGCTCGTCGTTCCCGACCCGGTGCCCGTTGATCCGCGCGGTGTAGACGCCGAGCGCGGTCGAGTAGAGGCGGGCCCGCTCGATCTTCTTCCCGACGCCGAACTCCTTGCGGAGCTGCGAGGACATCCCGTCGGCGCCGGACGACACGGTCTGGAACGAGAACCGGCGATCACCGTCGACGGGCGCACCGTCCTTGTAGGCCCGCCCGTGCTCGTAGCCGCCTCCGGTGTCCCCCCACCAGCCGATCTGGCCGGACGGAGCCGACTGCTCGATGTAGTACGTGCCCGCGGGGACGGGCTCGTCCAGTTCGAGGGTCGCCTCGGCGTTGTCGGAGTGGTCCTCGACGCGGCGCTGGGCGAGGAGCTCGCCGCCCGGCCCGTCCGCGTGGAGGGACACGGTCGCGTCGGCGTCGGAGGTGTTCCAGGTCGGCATCGGAATCGACACCGCGGTGACCGGCTCGTCCGAGGTGAACGACTGCCCCTGCGTCCCGTCCCTGAGCCGCGACGGGTCGTTCTGGCCGGTGAAGGTCGTGGGGAGCGGCAGCGGCGCGTCGTGCCCGATCCACTCGCCGCCGAGGTCCCGGCCGTCCAGCAGGCCGGTCTCCCACCACGTGGGCTCGCTCCACTTCGAGGGGCGGCCGGAGTCGTCCCAGACGCGCACCGTCCAGTGGTAGCGGGTGCGGGGTTCGAGCGCCGGCCCGCCGTAGGGCACGAGGACGGACTGCGACGATTCGACCTTGCCGCTCGTCCAGACGTCGGCCGACGCGAGCTCCGCCCGGCCGGACGCGACGCGGATCTCGTACGCCGACTGGCGCCGATTCCGGACGGGCGAGGTCAACTGCCAGGAGAAGCGCGGGCGGGCGTCGTCGATGCCCATCGGTCGTTCGGCGTACTCGGTGGTGGTCGCGGCGACGCGCACGCCGCCGCGGTCCGCCGCCGCAGGGGCGACGCCCCCGGCGGTGGCGGCCAGGACGAAAGCGGGCAGGAGGATGAGGAGTCTGGACCGTGCGGGTCGCATGAGCTGCCTCCGGTTTCGGGCACGGTGAACCGGGCCCGCGGCCGCGCGCACGCGGCCGGGGTCCGGCTCACCGCCTCCTAGGGTGGGATCCCCCGATCACACTCTCTGGTCGTGCCGATCTTCCGTTGTCGGCCCGGCCCCGCTCAGCGCAGGAACGCGGCGGCGACGCCGGCGTCCACGGGCACGTGCAGGCCGGTGGTGTGGGTCAGGTCCCCGCCGGTGAGGGCGAAGACGGCGGCCGCGACGTGCTCGGGCAGCACCTCTCGCTTGAGCAGCGTCCGCTGGGCGTAGAACTCGCCGAGCTTCTCCTCCTCGACGCCGTAGACCGCGGCGCGCTTGGCGCCCCAGCCCCCGGCGAAAATCCCGGAGCCGCGCACCACGCCGTCCGGGTTGACACCGTTGACGCGGATGCCGTGCTCGCCGAGCTCGGCGGCCAGCAGCCGCACCTGGTGCGCCTGGTCGGCCTTGGTGGCGCCGTAGGCGATGTTGTTCGGCCCGGCGAACACGCCGTTCTTGGACGCGATGTAGACGATGTCGCCGCCCATCTCCTGGTCGATCATCACCCGGGTGGTCTCCCGGGCGACCAGGAACGAGCCGCGCGCCATCACGTCGTGCTGCAGGTCCCAGTCGGCGACCGTCGTGTCCAGCAGCGGCTTGGAGATCGACAGCCCGGCGTTGTTGACGACCAGGTCCACGCCGCCGAACGCCAGGACCGCGTCCCGGACGGCCGCCGCGATCTCGTCCTCGGACGTGACGTCCGCCGCGACCGCCACCGCGACGTCCGCCGCCCGCAGCGCGTTCGCGC
The nucleotide sequence above comes from Actinomadura algeriensis. Encoded proteins:
- a CDS encoding glycosyl hydrolase; its protein translation is MNDRNEVSRRRVLQIGGAAAVAAAAAPALGGETAALAAPKPGHGHGGHGEFARPAAAVRPRFRWWWPDAHVDPAEIRREIDQMADAGFGGAEIVALHHSIDDKSLLDPKKHGWGTEAWNEAVEAALDQARRRGITVDLTMGPAWPAAVPSITPDDEAAVQELAYGAATVKAGATHDGPVPEPVAAPADDVTKRHLVAVHAVRLDPANDTRKETGLAPASFQDLTSKAANGRVSWTAPSDGDWVLLSYWRRGSGQRPESGPHTDPPSTVVDHFSKAGTRAVTAFWEAELLTPRLRRLIERAGWTLFEDSIELETDALNWTPGLPEEFRKRRGYDLMPYLPVIVRHDEDTIYTYDAATTSHVRHDFWLTISDLFAEHHFEAIAKWAHSIGLQYRAQPYGLETDSMQAAAILDVPEGESLGFKNLDDYRALAGGRDMAGREVLSCEAGAYQGGAYNTTWEKLLLTMGGAYAAGLNQTVLHGFSYASAPGAKWPGFAGFTPYDGNIGYSESWGPRQPTWRHVPDIADYMARIHHTMRTGTSRIDVAVFRQKGYTKTGIGSGWFTKEGIPLGWTQQFISAPLLDLRSATVRGGRLAPDGPAYKVLFVEGDRFSGKECTLPLDSARKMLKLTKAGLPLLFLGDWSAATVPGLERDGENAKLRAVLKETFAQPRVRVVAAEADVPGALADLGLTPTVSYAKSSTLLVAHREDRRADYFYLVNGKHADRVKPPVAFIDHEVAFTRSDRGAVPYRLNLWTGEEERVAVYKEDGDKVTVRIALQPGEATVIKLARGGNAPHATASDVELRVERHRLVARAAAAGTYSTTLPNGRTVRTAVRRVPEPIALTSWRLRVEDMTPDGVKRHDLRLDALKAWPQIPELADVSGIGTYTTTVDWDGRNGADGAVLDLGEVFDTCRVRVNGRRLPAVSVLVPKIDVGPYLRRGRNTIEVEVATTLNNRLRVSDPDVYGIASRQDYGLIGPVRLVPYAEEAVRTR
- a CDS encoding family 78 glycoside hydrolase catalytic domain gives rise to the protein MSPHRPHRPLLSTVTAAALLAATAVALPGTAQAALKAGHAPQAPAHLTVDDQSRPLNVEGAPLFGWWPRDRDPGEVQTAYEVEVRDASGEEVWDSGRVRSGRQEYVAYAGESLKPGATYTWRVRTWDRTGKRSPWSRSASFDTGIRDGDWGASWIRRATDDPDEYTLARRDFTAGRSKIVRARVHVAAGQQFVLHLNGETIERGAAFAHPDEGFYETVDVTSKVREGRANTIGALYHWYGSGQGRPKGAPGLLVRLVIDHADGTRQVIVTDGSWKVSPGPWKDAPRRNGDGGDYIEEFDGTAVQDGWDAPGFDDASWQAPEVAGEHPTEVFSHLQGQEADLEHETVRPVKVTRLDSGALVADFGKVIPAVPVVRFRDGEAGRRVEMHAGYRLADDGTVSRDGDDNQSTNLAYGYTQRDGDQTFRALTFVGWRYLEIAPGSGASERDIAAVVQHTEVDRKAKLRTSDRGVNAAYDLMARSALYGSQEQFLDTPTREKGQFLGDSVDISKAMMGAYGARRLTRQAIREFMSSQERYWPDGRLNAVYPNGDGKRDIPDYTEMFPGWVWDYYEQSGDTATLTDAYPVMTAVAGYVRRHVDSGTGLVTNLEGGSGQYKYGIIDWPATMRYGHDMDTAARTVINVLGVDVLNATARAAETLGEKDEAARLRADAAALTEAINERLRRDDGVYIDGLKSDGARSAHASQIANAYALAYGVAPAGSRAAIEEYVAGLGMRMGPMTAHRLLEALAGRPGDVVERLTDTEGPGWGNILARGGTFTWESWDAREEGQSLSHPWGATSLIEIQKTLLGVTVTSPAAATVRIAPPESGVGEASGTVPVQRGDVGVNWKRSGRGLSLTVDVPVNVRAEVRVPARSARDVHVSGRDRARFVRMEDGHAVFEVGSGRVHFRSNHL
- a CDS encoding family 78 glycoside hydrolase catalytic domain, which produces MTNEKGMSRRRFLTASAAGTAGAVVLGSATGPLAGTAAAAPARGAARRAPSGLLTSLLPDGLGVRDAKPRLSWQVADLGHGTTQTHYQLQFATTPRRLERGPHAWDSGRVASAASVAVPYGGPALADETAYWWRVRTFDGRRASRWSAPALLATGVGEWTADPIWAPAAEAPGDGVLTARVRITSVAASLWFRASGTGANYLWQLRAGTPGVLKKHVCVNGAYRVLEEKRLPVPVETGRWYDVAIAMSGDTFTTSIGGTDVDTTTDGTHRTGTVGMRNGSSESSAWDRVTFTAADGTVVLDEDFAADRGTFSAGTVEDGALTLGRGQSTLSSAGSPDDDWALLRTEFTLPRKEIAAAVLHVAAQSPEPTRQYPAKIWANGEVAGFASMRSGAAAPKYHSFDVTRLLRPGRRNALAALAFTTADKRFVARLVVTHTDGTTETVDTGRAWKARRQAGMLRDAGTFGTGFYHGRQEYWDMRDEPAGWTHPGFDDAKWEPAAVKDAIEGLRPALIEPVRLHDVRPESVREIAPGTWLVDLGREIVGGLRLSVRGRDGQTIEVRLGEELNEDGTVRHALRAQVTYREIWTLRDGRQTIEHWGYRGFRYAQLITEDGLDLSGAVTGRFWRADWDDGAASFASSDPDLDRVYEMCRYSIEATRGDLYIDTPTRERGPYEGDALINQASEYGVQRSFALARASDAFLARNHTWPTEYRLMNVMSAWQDYLHTGDPEQLAADYDVLAEKHLTRFLGADGLVHKDPGRSSQDLGDLVDWPASNRDGYVFTEVNTVVNACQYAAFDAMAKIADVLGRKADADDWRGKATKLAKAMRETLLDAANGRFVDGVGTGHGAQHATAYPVALGVAGPGTVPDDVLAALGRTLAAGGMKVSVYGAQFLLDALFAAGRAEDAIGLMTATGRNGWLHMMDDLGATIVAEAWDPSLKPNMTFSHAWGSAPANAVPRHVLGVRVTAPGAAGIEVRPRPGALTRVEGRVPTVRGPVSVALHRERGYRLDVDVPPNTSARVVVELGDDDPRRYRVTGPHARAPRATGRDVTGRLLTIGPVGSGRISVIRTGGKS